The Streptomyces avermitilis MA-4680 = NBRC 14893 genome contains a region encoding:
- a CDS encoding MogA/MoaB family molybdenum cofactor biosynthesis protein, translating into MTRPAEPSIGGALTASYSALVVTASNRAAAGVYEDKGGPLIAEGLATFGFAVDGPWVVPDGDPVEETLRSGVAAGYDVIVTTGGTGISPTDRTPEATRAVLDHEVPGIPEAIRAFGREKVPTAALSRGLAGVAGGTLIVNLPGSTGGVKDGLAVLEPLLVHAVDQIRGGDHPRPSGGAS; encoded by the coding sequence ATGACGCGGCCCGCCGAGCCGTCGATCGGCGGTGCACTGACCGCCTCGTACAGCGCCCTGGTCGTCACGGCCTCCAACCGTGCGGCGGCGGGGGTGTACGAGGACAAGGGCGGGCCCCTGATCGCGGAGGGGCTCGCGACGTTCGGCTTCGCGGTCGACGGGCCGTGGGTGGTGCCGGACGGCGATCCGGTCGAGGAGACGCTGCGCAGCGGCGTCGCGGCCGGGTACGACGTCATCGTGACCACCGGCGGCACCGGGATCTCGCCCACCGACCGCACGCCCGAGGCGACGCGCGCGGTGCTCGATCACGAGGTGCCGGGCATTCCTGAGGCCATCCGGGCGTTCGGACGGGAGAAGGTGCCGACCGCCGCGCTGTCCCGGGGACTGGCCGGAGTGGCGGGAGGCACGCTGATCGTGAACCTGCCGGGATCCACCGGCGGAGTGAAGGACGGACTGGCCGTCCTGGAACCCCTGTTGGTCCACGCCGTCGACCAGATTCGCGGCGGTGACCACCCCAGACCCAGTGGGGGTGCGAGCTGA
- the moaC gene encoding cyclic pyranopterin monophosphate synthase MoaC has product MTVPSRGETPGPPAQDRLTHIDEAGAARMVDVSGKDVTARTARASGRVLVSPRVVELLRGEGVPKGDALATARIAGIMGAKRTPDLIPLCHPLSVSGVKLDLSVADDAVEILATVKTTDRTGVEMEALTAVSVAALTVIDMVKAVDKGAVITDVRVEEKTGGKSGDWSRS; this is encoded by the coding sequence ATGACTGTTCCATCCCGGGGGGAGACCCCCGGACCCCCTGCGCAGGACCGGCTGACGCACATCGACGAGGCGGGCGCCGCCCGCATGGTCGACGTGTCCGGGAAGGACGTGACCGCGCGCACCGCCCGCGCCAGCGGCCGCGTCCTCGTCTCACCGCGCGTCGTCGAACTGCTGCGCGGCGAGGGAGTCCCCAAGGGGGACGCCCTCGCCACCGCGCGCATCGCGGGGATCATGGGCGCCAAGCGCACCCCGGACCTCATCCCGCTGTGCCACCCGTTGTCGGTGTCGGGTGTCAAGCTTGATCTGTCGGTCGCGGACGACGCCGTGGAGATCCTGGCCACCGTGAAGACGACGGATCGCACGGGCGTCGAGATGGAGGCCCTGACCGCGGTCTCCGTCGCCGCGCTCACCGTGATCGACATGGTCAAGGCGGTCGACAAGGGGGCGGTCATCACGGACGTACGCGTGGAGGAGAAGACGGGCGGCAAGTCGGGCGACTGGAGCAGGTCATGA